CCCTATAGAAAACTCAGATAATTGCTTCTGATCACAAATATCCTATACTTCACCCAGTTTGTGTAAGCTTAAATAAAGATAGTGTTGAACAGACCTCCAGCCACTGTATGttatcttaaaatattcaatGCATTTTAGGCAGGAGATGTTTTAACTAAAAACCTACATGAAAAATAGCTATAAAATACAGTGATTGGTGTGGTCATCACTCAACATgttgaggggaagaggagggtgtCAGAAGAATGGTCAGTTTTGCTCTCAGCATTCAGGCCTGATGCCTTCCCAACACACACAGTGGGACTACAAACTTGAGAgctgtgtttctcaaagtgtggcctgtggcccacctgcatcagaatcaccagagGTGCTTATTAAGCTCGAAGATCCCCCAGCATCTCCCTGAGGAGGGCCAGAAACCTCCATCTTCAGCTGGCCCTTCAGGGGTCTGATGCCTCCAAAGTTTTGAGAAGCCAGGCCTTAAAGATTTGGAGAGCTGCCAaccacccccatccccaaggATCCCTGCCTGGGACAGGGGTGCACTGGTCCTCTGGGGGGCTGTGCCAGCTAGTCAGCCCTAGGGCGGGGACACTGGCCCCAACAGCTCTGGGTCAGTACTGGGGCAAGTAGGCCGGCCTTCGCTCAGCCTTCCCAGGGAAGGCCTTGAAGCCCTTGGGTGCTGCCTTGtgtgctggtgggggagggggctgcggcGGGGTCTGCACGTAGGTGAAGGAGGCGGCGCTGCAGTCGCTGGTGGCAGCCCACACCGGGGACTGCAGCATCTGCATGGTGTCGTTCCACTGGCTCCCGGGGCTGGCGACTGCATAGAGTGGTGAGCTCGGGCCAGGAAGGGTGCCAGGCAGCGGGGAAGGGTGTTGCCAGGGGGCTTTGGGCGGCCACGTTTTGGTTTTGTTATCCTGAGAGACAGAAGAGGGTTCTTAATGGCATTTCTGGAGATTTATCATCTTTTCCCACCTCCCCAGATCTCTGGTCCTTACTCTCACTGAGGAAACAGGGTGAGAGCCCAGCCTTCCCCATAGTCCTGGAGCAGCACCATCCAGCAGAACTTGTGGCCACAGAAATGTTCTCTGCACCACCCAGTACAGTAGCTGCTCGCTGcatgtggctagtgcaactgatttatttatatttaaattatatttactcttcatttatatttaattagttTCAATTTAAACAGCCACATGCGGCTAATGGCTGtcatactggacagcacagccCCAGAGCTTCCTCTGCAAGTGGCTCTAAGTCAGCTGAGACGGCTAATCAtttagacaaaggaaaaaaaacttcatCGCAAAGAACGCCTCATTGCTTTGAGGCCCTCTTCAAACATAAGCTGTGGAACCCTGCTCAAGGTCTGTACCCATAAAGCCAGCCCTCCTTGGCCAGAACAGGGCCCCAGTACCTGGTTCACATCCTCCACTGTGGTGAGAAGAGGCGGCGAGGGCAGCGTGCTGGTCTCCTGCTCTCCACTGCTGTGCTTCCTGAAAGAACCGAGAGCTCACTGCAGGCCGGCCTGGCCTCCCGCCCAGCTTCCCTGCAGGGACACCCTAGCTGCTTGGCTCGGGTGCCTCCAGGCGCTTGTTCTCAGCGGGGAGGGGACTAAGGTGGGTCTCCATGGGATGCTGCGCTGCCAGGGCCGTCacgggctgggctgggggtggggcaggagaacGGGCACTGGCCGTTTCAGCTGCTCTCTGAGTCCACCAGCTCTggccttttcatttattcaacagatacaGATGACTGTTTACCATGCACTGAGGATGTGTGACTCAAAAACAAAAGGCTGTTAGTTTTACTACTAACATGAAAAAATTTCCGTtataatgttgaatgaaaaagGCAGGACGCAGCAGGCACAGAGCTTGGTGAGTCTGCGGAGTGGTGCTCCCGCATGCAAACAGCAGTCTCTGCAAAATGGTGCTACAGGTGACTTCCTAGATGTCTAGTTGGCCACTCTCATTTCCCGTGTCTGAATAGAAGACTTCCACCCTCCTGAGGCTCAGTCCTGCTCCCCCGCTATCCTCCCCGTCTCGGTCCACGGCACCCTGTCCCACACAGATGCTCAGGCCAAAACCCTGAGTCTCACCCTTGATTCTTCTCTCTCACATATCCCATTACCAGTTCCTCACCAGCTGATCCATCTTTTTGCTCAGCTTTCTCCTCCCAGAGGCCTCCCTGACTCCCATTTGGAACACAGAAAATCCACCTGTCGCCTGCATTCTCTGCCCTCTGCTCTATTTTTCTTCCTAGCACCTAACCCAAACTGGCatatttaggtttgtttttttaatcagtctTTCTTCAAAAAGAATATAAGTTCTATGAGGAAGGGGACTCTTGCTTGCTGCTATATCACCAGTGCCTGGTACGTGATCAGTgctactgaataaatgaatgtgtcCCCCCCTGCCCAAAGGcctatgttgaagtcttaactcccagtgcctcagaatgtgactgtacttaGAGATGAGATGTTTAAACgattaattaagttaaaatggagtcattagggtgggctccaatccaacatgactggcatccttataagaagagaagatgaggacacagacgcacacagaaggaagaccatgtgaagacggCTGTCTGCAAGCACGGGAGAGAGGCCTtggaagaaaccaaccctgctgacacctggatcttagacttctagcctccagaactgtgagaaaataaatttttgttaagtCCCCTAGTCTGTGGTTCTTTGATGTGTTAGCCCTAGCAAACAGAGTGTTTGTGAGAATTATGTGAGAAAATGTACGTGAACactgagcccagggcctggcaccctAGCCTGTATGCGCAGTCATCGGCATCACCACCATGGCTCCCCTGTGCATCCTGACTTGGGTACCCTTCTGTCTTCATCTACCTGCTCTCCGCTGCATATCCAATGAAGCCTGACCCCGTCACACGGGGCCATTGTGAcctggcctccctcccttcccactccACAGCATGACTTCTGGTGCCCAGGTGGCCTGCACCCTCTCCATCCTGCCCGTGAACTTTCGGGCCTCCACTTCCTCACACCCACCTCTGGGCCTCCACTTCCTCACACCCATAACAGTCTCTGCATTGCTTTCTGAACAAATTCTTCTTATTTCAGGGCCTAGCTTAACTTTTGTGACTACTTTTGAAAACTTCTTAGATGTGAATATACTATATAACTCTTTTTTTCAACTTTGAAGCACTGAATGGCCATTCAGAGGTCATTTTATCCAGTTCCTCCTTTGAAAAAGAAACTTGAGTGTCAGAGAGGACCAGGCCCATGTCTGGAGTTGCAAAGCCTGTTGGTGAGTCCTGATTAGAACTCAGTTGTCCTGGTCCTGCTCCTCCCAGGGAAAGGGCTGCCTCCTGCAAGGCACAGACTAGCATCAGCAGACCCTGTTCTCCAGAATACTTCCTTGCCTGTCAGACTGGTATTTTTGGCTGCCACTTGCATGAGACTGTTCTGTCAGCAAAAACTCAACCCAACATTAAGTCCCCTGGGCTACAAGTCTGCATGGCAGCCCCACACAGGCCTCCTCAAAACAGTACTGGAAGAGGCCCTCTGCCTCTAACACATGCTGATGGGGAGTGACGGGGCTCCTGAGCTTTCTAGAGGAATGAGCTCTGGATCACATTCAGGTGCCCCGCTGTCCTTTGGTTTAAAAATTGCTTCGTACCTTCTCTGCTTCACAGCAGCAACGAGGTCAGGCCCTGAAAACATGGAGAACAGGCTGTCCCCGTTGGCAGAGGATGTCTCATCACTCGAGCTGGCCGAGTCTCCCTGAGCACCTGACCAGCCGCTGTGCAGGCCATCCCTGAAAGCCAAAAAGAGAAGCTGGTCTCCAGCCTCCTGTGGCCAGCTTGGACACTGTCTGGACAGCCCGaggccacccccaccctcacccaagATCTAAAAGAACAGTCTTTGCCCTACATTCATCTCACAACCAAACAGTGGTCTCTTGTGTCTCTCCTTCCTCTAAAAACTCCTCAGAAGCCTGTGGTTTATATGTGAAATTTATCTTAGAGCAAACAAAAAGTTGAGATGGTCTTTAGCTGTCCAGATTTTTAACCAGGTAGCATTAAGAGAGCTAAAAAAAATCGATCCCCAGCTGTTTATGATGAAAATCCACATTCGCACAATATTCTGGAATCTGAACTGTACACCTGTGCCTTTTGCAGGCTCAGGGATCACATTCTGTAAATCACACACATGTCACAGCCATGGGCATTTCAGATATAGACTACATTAAACACGGAATTACTTCACAGACACCATCAAATAAGATCCTAGTCAGGGCAGAAGAGAGTCTCAAAAATCATCAATTTATACTAATGGTGTGTTCACAGGGACACAACATGTCACTCGGCAGCCTAGCCAGTCACAAACTCTGACCCCCTGAAGATTTGACCATGTGCCACTCTCTCACACGGGGACTTAAAATGGGCTGCCTCATAAGAGCGCACAAAGTCCCCATAAGGAACACCCAGGTCCCGCACTCAGCTTCCCTCCCACACTGAGACTCACCCTTCTGCGAAGAACTCTGGGAAAGGCCAGGTCCGATGGGCATCATCCATGGGCGGCCAGTGGCCCCGGGGGTTGCCTGGGCGGCGACCATGCTGGACCTGCCGCTTCTGCTGCATTGCCTGGCTCACTCCTGCCACATAGCGTGCAAACTCGGGGTCCGAACCCACTGTGTTAAGACAAAGGGATACATAGGGTTTGGAGCCAAATTGGACTCTTGTTTCCTTCCCTAACTTCTGAGGATGTGCTGGTCACACACACAGTAGAAAATGGTGAAGGGCTGCCAGGGTTGTGGCCCAGAGCGGGCTGCAGGTGAGATGCGGTTCTCAGCACGTGGGTCTGAAGATGGGCTATGGTGCGTGTGCGCACAGGGACTGTAAGAAAGGATTATGCCTAGGATAGGGGCAGGCTGAATTTGAACAAAGAAAGAGTACACAAAAGGCTTGCTTTAGCCATGActacattttaaagacaaaaactagttactttaaaatttttcagtgtcTAGTGCTACGTGCTTAACAACTTAGAAAATCAGATGATGACTTCAGCCCCGGAACGTTACTAAAGCATCAGGATCAGCGGACAAAGAATACCTGCCCTTCCCCCTTAGGCCCAACTCTGATCCAGTATTTTCCTGGATATTAATGGCAGACCTGCTCACTCAGTCTGAAGATAATAAGGACGGCAATGAATAGGATGAAATTTAAGAATGCTTTAAGAGGTGGATGGAAATGAACTGGACAGAACTGAGGAAGGATGTGCAGGGCAGTACAAGCAGGAGAAAAAGGCACAGGAAGCATTTAGAGAAAGTCAAACAGAAAGATGTGGTAGGAAAACATCCATGTCACAAATACTAGGGCACAATCCCACCCTCCGCTTGTTCTCTCAGGGCGCTGCCTCAGGACCACTGCATGAGCCTGAGCCATTGGTGCACTGCACAAAGACGTCCACACGGGGGAGAGCTGGGGCTGTGtgggccagggtgggggtggggttactCGGTTCTGCTCGACCCTGCCTGAGGGTGTCTTCCCTAAGTCACCCATCCAAAGTGCCCTTCCTTAGTTTGCAAAAAAAAGGACTACATACACCTTATGCCCCTGGGGTGGTGTCTGCAGGAAGCTCCATTAGGGACTTGAAGGTCAGAAAGGAGCATCCAGAACGAGCAGCTGGGAGGATTCCTAGGCTAAAGATGTAAAGGCTGTCTGGGACTCGGATAGAGATCAGAGGTGGTAAAGTTCTGCCAAACACCATTTATACTCTGGATTTAATTACATGACTGCTAGAAAACGTACAGACTGTTTATCATCTGTGTGCCCCTCCCGCGCCCCAGGGGACAAGGCTCCCCACATGCACCCAGCCAAGGAGAGCAGGAACAAGAGAGCATGTGAGGAATTTTGACATGACGTACGAAagcatttatttcctttaataGTTAATGTTGGGTTAATAGTCAAGCAGGGAATCTCCTCTTCTGGTAGTTATTTATATAAGTATTTGCTATACTTATTTACAATATTTCACAGCGCTCCCCTTGTGACTGAAGTATATTTTCCACTTCCATATATCCTTTGCTAAATTAGAGGGAAAAAGTAATCAATTTCTACATATTTATCTGGCATCTACCCACTTTATCAGATTCATTTACTAAATTCTagaaattttttgaggaatcttgtttttttcaattttattgtgaGCAAAGAGATGTGCTTTTTAACCTATTCTTTTTTTAGAATAATCAATTTTAATTCcactttttccctttgtttttgtcttgctACATTTGCTAGAAAGTTCAAGACCAAGTTACATGCTATTGGTAGAAGCAACTGTCACCCTGTCTGGGTCTTGATTTTAGCTGGAATGATTCTGTTTCACTGTACAAAGTACTACCTGCTCCTGGCTTTTGGTAGATAAGTCTCTTTTACATTCAAGATATTTCCTTCTATTCATGTTTTACTTCTGGGGGTTTATGTAAGAATTGCTGGTGTCTTTTACCTACCATCTTTACAGCATCTACTGCTGCATGAGTGTTTCTCACTTACTGGTTGAAGTGACAGATACAATGGCAGAGCCCTTTATCCTGAACTACCTTACACTCCTGAAGTAAACCAGGTCTAACTTTTTCCACGCAGTTAGATTTTCTCGCATCTACCTACACTCATAAAAAGTGTTTATGGTAAAATCATGTTTGCTTTCCCTTTCCAATCTCTCATCCTGGAATAGATCCAGGCAGGTTTTACACTTCCTGGTGCAGTTTTTGGTAACGTGTGCTTTCTTAGCAAAGAATCCATTTTCCATTCAGTTTTCAAATACGTTGTCATTAAGTCATATGTAGTAATGTCTTTAAGTCCTTTTAATCGCCCCTGTATCTGCAGTTAtgtctcctttttttcctaattttgtttctttttgctctcTCTTAATTGGGCTTACAATAAATTGGTTTCTCCATTTTATTGGTCTTCTAAAGATCCTTCTTTTAGATTAAATGTCTACTATATTTTAATTCtggcttttatctttttttaaaaaattgaagtatagttgatttacaatattgtgttagtttcaggtaaaTGACAACTTTTATCCTTAATTAACTCCTCCtcctagtttatttttgttttgcttttaaattctttttctaatttcttaagacAACTCTGGTGGTATTTTCACACTGTCTGGGCCAGGAGAAGCCATAGTCTATGAAGGCAGGAGGGTGCCTTACCACCTTTCACAGGTCCTAGAGTtaaggttaaaaaataataaaaaaaaaaaatcacagaatagGTTATGTAACCAGGAAAAAGCAGTCAACAAAGGGTCAGCCACCATGGCTCCCACAAATGGGAGGACCAGATTGGAGTGCACTTGAACTATGGGACCTTGAGCCATTTAAGTAGCTTCTCTTAGCCTCCAGCTTGTCCTCTGTAAAGTGAGAAAATTCCATTTACTTTCTCAGACTCATTCTCACCACTGCTCCCTACCTTTGATGGATCTGCCCCACACCTGCCACCAGATAGTGAGAAAGGTCTTTAAAGGGAGATTAAGTCACGGCCTCCCACAAGTAAGACCGTGGCAGATGGGCTCTATGAAGTCCGTGGTGATTACATTTATGTTAAAACTCCAGGGTGGGGACGGAGGCTCACATACCTGCAGGATCAAAAGGCAGAATCTCTCCCAACATCCCAAAGACTCCATCGCTTTGGTCACGGTTTGGCCAGGTGTTATTTCTAGGTCCCTGTGGCTTCTGCCCCAAAACCTCTGACATCACATTATCCATATAGCTGCTCACCAGACCCAAGCTGTACAAGTCAGAACTGAGATCAGACATGCCAGGCCACTGGCCGAGAGGAGACAGACCCGCTCCAACGGGCTGTGCTGGCTGCTGGGATGAGCCGTGTACCCATTTCCCAGGGGCccgaggctggggtgggggcggctgTGGTCCAACGGGTTGGAGCAGGTGTTGGTAGTACTGGACCTGGGGTTGTTGCTGCTTTGGGGACTGCTGCTGAGGTGCCAGGCCTGGCTGGGGTGTCAGGGGTGTATGTGCCCCAGCCTGGGGTGGCCGCGGTGGAGGGGGCACTGGCAGTGACGGCTGCTGCGGCTGCATGGCTCCTGCCTTCGGCTCAGTCACCATGGCTGTGGCGGCAGAATTACGTCTTGTCACCAGTGGGGAGCCCTGATGTGACTGGCCCATGTTAAAGCCCGAGAGAAAATCTATCACCTCCTGCATTTCCTGATCAGTTGGTAAGTTCATTCCCTTCTCATCCTTGCCATCATCCGCTTGCAGGAAGTTGTCACGTCTTTCCATGAGAAAACCATTGGCCATTTGATTACTGGAATTCTGAGCTGAATGTGAAGGGTCTGTAGTCCTAGGGAAACTGCCAATGTTCAAAATGCTTTGTAATCTTGAGTCAATATTACTGGGCATTTTGGCCTTCTCTTCTGAACACCCAGTTATGAAGATATTTTTGGAAGGGGTATTTGGAATGGAGTAATTGGTGCTGCTGCTGGAGCTGGTACATGAAGCTTTCTTGGTGAACCGGGACGTCAGTTTGGAGAATGTCTTCTGCAGGCCACCTGAAGATTTGTTTCCATTCCCAGAAGGCAGGTCAGTCTGATTCCCAAAATCACAGATCTCTCTTTGAAGCTGGATTTGTATGCAGGGTAAAGCTTGTTCCCTGTTTAAAcaggaatgtattttttaaaaagacagatacACAAAGTGGACAATGAAATGGACCTCTTTGGTATTTAAGAAAGactttaagaataaaaagatctCTGTTGGCACCAGGTTCACTAATTTTATAGCTAAACAGATACCCAAGAGTTTTAAAAGTACATAATTTAAGCATTTACTATCTATATTTATCACAAAAAAATCCACCGTGTCTAACACAAGGCTGTGAAAACTACATTACGTTTCTAGCCTGAGGAATTTAAGTGAAACCGTCTGACTGCAGCACAAGAAAGCAAAGTGTGGCTGGGGTGGGAGACGCAACTGGTAGAGGCCAGTTGTGCACCCGGATCATGGTGACAGAGAGTCTGGCAGATCCAGCAGAGAAACCATGGACAAATCCTCACAGTAGAGGGGGTGAGTGGGCAGGACTCAGGGACACCATGCAGCACTGTTGTCTTCAGAAGTAATTTACAGACAGTGCCAGAAACAGATGGTTGTTACTTTCAAAGTTTCCTGAGCACTTTTTTCTagtactgaaagaaagaaagtccTAGAGATACAaagggcctggggtgggagctGGGTAGCCGATGGCCGGTGTGACCCTAGGTAAGTCACCTGACAGAGTTCAGGGCCTCTGCATGCTCATGAGTGAAGAAAGGGGGAGGGCATGGCTAGATCATTAAGGTTCTGACTGGTTCTAAAGCTAATTCACAAAGAGGTAATCTTGCAGCTGTCAGCTACTTTCAGATATAAATAAATTTCATGTAAGATATAAGTAAATTTTCTAAACATTTCTCTACTCTTAGTTCATAAGGAGAATGTGGGTTGGGTTAAAATCTTCTTGATGAATTTAACTCTGAAATGATAAAACAAACGAAGGCAAAAATGTTAACAAACTGGGGTATCTGGGTAAAGGGCATAGAGTAATTCTTTGTaacttttgcaacttttctgtaagtttgaaattattccaaaataaaaagttgccccaaagttccttttcttgccttaattACTCACATCCTATCAGTGACCTGAGCTCACATGACCATGTATATCCATATGGTCACACTGTCCCTAGGTATGGACCTGAATGTAAACCAATTCGAGTGATGGGTGGGGATACCAACCTCCCTGCCCTCCAGCGGGTGAGGTCCAGCACAGCTGTGTACAGCACGTCCACCAGACCCAGGGTCTTCTCAGGATCGAGGCTTCTCTGCAGCAGGGACATGGTAGCAGGGTCTTCTTTCAGGCACCTAGGCACAAGCCAGGCTGTGTTAGTCTGGGCTGCCCTTCTCTGCAAAGGTATTTCAAGCAGGTCTTGTACAAAAAGGCCACAACTTTTATGCACttttggcaaaaaataaaagtttagcaATTTTAAGAACATTTGGAGGATGACAGGGCTGACAGTTAACTTGCTGCTCTgcgagaggaggaggaagcaatCGGGTCTGGGGTCTCTAGAGATTCTAATTGTCCAGAGTCTGCTTAGTAGGAAGAGGAGAGTTTGGTGGAGGCGCTGCTTTGCAGGGGCCCTAATGCCCTCTCACTGTCCAACAGGCTTCGGTCCTGACTTTCCTCTCCATGCTGCTGAGATCCTGTGGTCTGGCACAGTACCTACTTCTTCACAAACTTTTTCCATAACACCCTACCCCTCCCTTCCTCTACAGCACACCTGTACCTGAGAAACCAAAGgtcaggggagggaaaaaaaaaatttgccaaccTGGACTCATGGCAAATTTCATATAAGCAACAAACATGGTCTTcccataaattaattttttccctttccaagATAACTATTTCACCCCTCCCTGTCTCCTCAGAGCTCTGCTATTGCTGCCATCTTCCCTTCTGTCCTAGCTCAACTCTCACTtaattgagaaaacacataagcAGATGAGATCTATTTCAACTACCCTCACCACTAACTCCACAGCTCACCAGTGTCTGCCCACTCGCCCTGCCTTCCCCCGCTGTCACAGCAGAAGACACGCCCCACTTTTACCACAGGCCGACCCTCCACCCGGGTACTGCATGCTATGTAGCCTCTTGCTTTCCAAAGGACCTCTTCGAGTAATCACTCCATTTCTCCCCTGTGATATTCCTTTTGGCAAACAAACCAGCCTCACCAACCACCTTCTCTCAGCCCCATATTCTGCTCCAGATACGGCCCCACTTCTGTTAAATGCTCCCCATTTTAACAcactgtctcctcctcttccttaccCCCTATACTCCTCTCACCCACTCTGACCAGGCTTTCATCCCCCTAACTCCACGAAAATAGCTTTTATCAGACAACTGAGATCTTGCCAAAGTCAGGGTCAGTTACCTGTCTCCACTGTATTCAATCTCTCAGCAACGTCATGCAATGTCTCTTTCCCCCTGGATCACTGTCTTCTGCAGCCTTGGTGACCCGACTTGCTCAATTTTCCTCCTACCTGTCTGGCAGCTCCCTCCTGGTCTCgtgcccctccttcccctccctctgtaTGATGGCGCACTCCAGGCTTCGCTCTTTCTTCCTAGAGGACTGCATTTGATCCTGTGGCTTTTGAGTTCCCTACACTGGAGACTCAAATTGTCTTCACCAGTCTAGACCTtcttcctgatctccaccctcaCATATCTAACTGCACACTCAACAGCGCTCCCCACACACCTACTGGGCAGCTCAAAGGGAGCCACAACTCTTgatccctctcctccccaccaaagCCATTCTGATTCCTATGACTTCCTCAGTAAGGACACAACACAGCTGTCTACCTACAAGTCATCTCCAGCTTCCTCATTCAATCTATCGGCAAACCCTGACAGCCTTTCTTCTAAAACATAATCCAAATCCAGGCCTCTCTCATTCCTACTCTACTCCAGGAAACCACCACCACCTGCGTCTCAGGACCAGCCTCCCACCTGGTCTCCTTTCCTCCACTCCTGTACCTCCAGGGCCCATCCTCCGCACAGCAGCAGACTGAGCCTCCTGCAGCGTGAATTGGAATATAACACTCCCCTGTTTATTTAACACCCTCTAGTGGCAACCCAtcatgactgaaataaaatccacCCCCCTCACACCAAAGCCCTGAAAGCTCTTTATGACCTGGCCCTCCTACCTCTCTGGCCACACCTCTCTTCACTGTCACCCCTGTTCACTTTGTTCCAGCTACAAGTCCTTCTCATGTGCCCTGAATATGTTGGGTTTGCCCACATCACAGGACCTTCACCTTCTCCCGAACTGCTCCCGCATGAAAGCCGATTCCCACCATTCAGGTCCCCACTGCCCATCCAGGGCACGTTTACCAAGAGGCCTTTTCTGAGAGGGAGAACCAGGAAGATGCTATGTCTGTGCCTGGGCACTCTGGGAGTTACACGATGAAGTCAGCACTTGCGAAGCCGTCCTAAGGAGGCAGCAGCCCTCTACAATGATACTCTGGCTTGAGAAGAAACCTATCTGTGAGCATGTGAGCTGGTTAGCCTCAGAAACACTGGAAAAAGCAAGCATCAGGGCAAGCTCTGCCAGTGCCCAACAAGATCCTGGAATCCTGGGAGAGAATCCTGGCCAGCGGACCTCGCTGAAGCTCAGGCACCCGGTTCTCTCAGCCTGGAATCCTGATTACCAGGATATACTTGCTCTTTGCTCCCAAGCCAACTTCTGCTTGTGATCTGCCTGGCCACACGTGTGCCCACTGGGAGAGCATTTTCTGGTCATGCGGAAAGAAGTGCTACAGTTCCTGGCAGcaatactttctctttctgaaaatcAACAAattggcatttttattttattcatcagtCTTGAGAGCTGACAATAAAATCCCTTTAAGAGACTAAACTCATTCTTTTGATAAATCACCCAGACTGGCTTAAAACCCCCTACCTGTTCTTAGATAAAATCCAAGTGCCTCAGGGACCCTGCAAGTCCTGGGTCCTGTGTGAGAACCCTGGGA
This Camelus bactrianus isolate YW-2024 breed Bactrian camel chromosome 9, ASM4877302v1, whole genome shotgun sequence DNA region includes the following protein-coding sequences:
- the GARRE1 gene encoding granule associated Rac and RHOG effector protein 1 isoform X3, translated to MFMVLGRCFLTVVQVHFQFLTQALQKVQPVAHSCFAEVVVPEKKSSGGGGSLSGMGHTPELEEAVRSWRGAAEATSRLRERGCDGRLAGIEVQQLFCSQSAAIPEHQLKELNIKIDSALQAYKIALESLGHCEYAMKAGFHLNPKAIEASLQGCCSEAEAQQTGRRQTPPQPMQCELPTVPVQIGSSFLKGVSFNESAADNLKLKTHTMLQLIKEAGCYNGITPRDDFPVTEVLNQVCPSTWRGACKTAVQLLFGQAGLVVVDTAQIENKEAYAPQISLEGSRIVVQVPSTWCLKEDPATMSLLQRSLDPEKTLGLVDVLYTAVLDLTRWRAGREQALPCIQIQLQREICDFGNQTDLPSGNGNKSSGGLQKTFSKLTSRFTKKASCTSSSSSTNYSIPNTPSKNIFITGCSEEKAKMPSNIDSRLQSILNIGSFPRTTDPSHSAQNSSNQMANGFLMERRDNFLQADDGKDEKGMNLPTDQEMQEVIDFLSGFNMGQSHQGSPLVTRRNSAATAMVTEPKAGAMQPQQPSLPVPPPPRPPQAGAHTPLTPQPGLAPQQQSPKQQQPQVQYYQHLLQPVGPQPPPPQPRAPGKWVHGSSQQPAQPVGAGLSPLGQWPGMSDLSSDLYSLGLVSSYMDNVMSEVLGQKPQGPRNNTWPNRDQSDGVFGMLGEILPFDPAVGSDPEFARYVAGVSQAMQQKRQVQHGRRPGNPRGHWPPMDDAHRTWPFPEFFAEGDGLHSGWSGAQGDSASSSDETSSANGDSLFSMFSGPDLVAAVKQRRKHSSGEQETSTLPSPPLLTTVEDVNQDNKTKTWPPKAPWQHPSPLPGTLPGPSSPLYAVASPGSQWNDTMQMLQSPVWAATSDCSAASFTYVQTPPQPPPPPAHKAAPKGFKAFPGKAERRPAYLPQY
- the GARRE1 gene encoding granule associated Rac and RHOG effector protein 1 isoform X1, with translation MYCCSAQDSKMDYKRRFLLGGSKQKGQQHQQYTMPELGRALSAPLASTAATAPLGGLAAAGSCHHAVPHSTPIADIQQGISKYLDALNVFCRASTFLTDLFSTVFRNSHYSKAAMQLKDVQEHVMEAASRLTSAIKPEIAKMLMELSAGAANFTDQKEFSLQDIEVEYLLCHTRVGKCITEVLGRCFLTVVQVHFQFLTQALQKVQPVAHSCFAEVVVPEKKSSGGGGSLSGMGHTPELEEAVRSWRGAAEATSRLRERGCDGRLAGIEVQQLFCSQSAAIPEHQLKELNIKIDSALQAYKIALESLGHCEYAMKAGFHLNPKAIEASLQGCCSEAEAQQTGRRQTPPQPMQCELPTVPVQIGSSFLKGVSFNESAADNLKLKTHTMLQLIKEAGCYNGITPRDDFPVTEVLNQVCPSTWRGACKTAVQLLFGQAGLVVVDTAQIENKEAYAPQISLEGSRIVVQVPSTWCLKEDPATMSLLQRSLDPEKTLGLVDVLYTAVLDLTRWRAGREQALPCIQIQLQREICDFGNQTDLPSGNGNKSSGGLQKTFSKLTSRFTKKASCTSSSSSTNYSIPNTPSKNIFITGCSEEKAKMPSNIDSRLQSILNIGSFPRTTDPSHSAQNSSNQMANGFLMERRDNFLQADDGKDEKGMNLPTDQEMQEVIDFLSGFNMGQSHQGSPLVTRRNSAATAMVTEPKAGAMQPQQPSLPVPPPPRPPQAGAHTPLTPQPGLAPQQQSPKQQQPQVQYYQHLLQPVGPQPPPPQPRAPGKWVHGSSQQPAQPVGAGLSPLGQWPGMSDLSSDLYSLGLVSSYMDNVMSEVLGQKPQGPRNNTWPNRDQSDGVFGMLGEILPFDPAVGSDPEFARYVAGVSQAMQQKRQVQHGRRPGNPRGHWPPMDDAHRTWPFPEFFAEGDGLHSGWSGAQGDSASSSDETSSANGDSLFSMFSGPDLVAAVKQRRKHSSGEQETSTLPSPPLLTTVEDVNQDNKTKTWPPKAPWQHPSPLPGTLPGPSSPLYAVASPGSQWNDTMQMLQSPVWAATSDCSAASFTYVQTPPQPPPPPAHKAAPKGFKAFPGKAERRPAYLPQY